Below is a genomic region from Myxococcota bacterium.
GGTGCACACCGAGGATCGCGGCGAGCAACCGTTTCAAAGCGGGCGGATCGGGCACGGGCACGAGCTGGTAGTCCGAGCGCTTCGGCCCCGGCTGATCGGGACGCAGATAGGGAACGAGCTGGCCGCCCGAGAGCGACGACTCGCGCAGTTTCAAGCGACCGTGGGGCACGATGAAGTAGGTGTCGGTCTGTTCGTCCACGCCGACGGTTTCGGTCGCCCGCTCCTCCGCGACGCGACGCGCCGCAGCGAGGTCGGCACAGCGCGCCTTGATCTCGAGATTCGCTCCGGGGGTGGTGTCCATGGGGTGCACAGCCTAGCCCCCGTTGCGCC
It encodes:
- a CDS encoding class IV adenylate cyclase; the protein is MDTTPGANLEIKARCADLAAARRVAEERATETVGVDEQTDTYFIVPHGRLKLRESSLSGGQLVPYLRPDQPGPKRSDYQLVPVPDPPALKRLLAAILGVHRIVRKRREIFLVDNVRIHLDEVDGLGTFLELEAVFDGRADSLPEEQRKVDALMAALGVRAEDLLEGSYEGLVGPPATPTPPGA